Part of the Streptomyces sp. RFCAC02 genome is shown below.
GATGCGTCCCGTCGGCGGCTGGCTCTCGGACCGGATCGGCCCGGTGCGCGTGCTCACCGCTTCGCTGGGCGTCACGGTCGTCGGTGCGTTCGCCCAGTCCCTGACGCCGTCGCTGGCCCCGACCGGCACGGTCGCCTTCCTCGCCCTGGCCGCCGCGCTCGGCGCCGGCAGCGGGGCGGTCTTCGCGCTGGTGGCGCTGCTGGCGCCGGCCGACCAGGTGGGCTCGGTCACCGGCATCGTCGGCGCGGCCGGCGGCCTCGGCGGATTCGTCCCGCCGCTGGTGATGGGCTCGCTGTACGGCGCCTACGGGTCGTACGCGTTCGGCCTCGTGCTGCTGGGGCTCGTGTCCCTCACGGCACTCGCGTTCACGGGGACGGGGGTCCGCAGCGCCGTCGGCGGTCCCGGCCGGCTCGCGCGGCCCCGGCCGCGCCGACCGTGACGGGCCGGGACAGGATCGGGACGGGGACCGTCGGGAGCGAGGAGAGGGACGATGTGTGAGTACTGCGGCTGCCAGGCCCTGAGTTCGATCGACGAGCTGACCAGGGAGCACGAGACGGTGGTCAACACGATCCGCCTCGTGCGGGACGCCCACGGGGCCGGGGACGTGCCCCGCATGGCCGCGCTGGCCAGGGAGATCGCCGCCGTCCTCGGCCCGCACACGCGGGTGGAGGAGGGCGGCCTGTTCCCCGCCCTCGCCGACGACTTCCCCGAGAAGATCGCGGCGCTCGAAGAGGAGCACCGCGTGGTGGAGGCCGTGCTGGGCGCGGCGGGCGACGGCGTTCCCGCGGATCCGGCGTGGCCGGGACGGCTGATCGAGGTGCTCGCCCTGCTCCGCGAGCACATCCTCAAGGAACAGGACGGGGTCTTCCCCGCCGCCCTGGCGACCCTCACCACCGAACAGTGGGAGGCCGTCGAGGCGGTGCGCGCCCGGGTCACCCCGGGTGCGCACCGCCCGCCCGCCTGACCGCGGCCCCGGGCGGGGCATGCGCCGGGGTGCAACCGAACCCGGCTGTCACGCGTCCTCAACCTCCCGAGGACAATGGGGCGTTGAGCGCCCCGGGCGAACGGCGGCCCGGCCGGGAAGGGGATGGTCGTGGAAGATCTGCGGGATTCCGATCCGCGCGAGCTGGGACCCTACCGGCCGCGTGCCGTGCTCGGCGAGGGCGGCATGGGACGGGTGCTGCTGGCCACCGGCGCGCACGGCCGGCTGGTCGCCATCAAGCGGGTGCACGACCACCTCGCGGCGGACGACGACTTCCGCAGGCGTTTCCGCCGCGAGGTGGCGGCCTCCCGCAGGGTCGTCAGTGCCCGCACCGCCGCCGTGGTGGGCGCCGACACCGAGACGGCCGTCCCGTGGCTGGCCTCCGAGTTCGTCCACGGGCCGTCGCTGCACGAGGCGCTCGACGAGGTCGGCTCCCTCCCCGAGGAAACGGTGCTGCGCCTCGCCGCCGGGCTCGCGGCGGCGCTGCGCGACATCCACGCGGCCGGCCTGGCGCACCGCGATCTGTCGCCGTCGAACGTGCTGCTCGCCGACGACGGCCCGCGGGTGCTCGACTTCGGCATCGTCCGCGCCGTCGAGGGCAGGGCGACGAGCCGGATGCAGGTCACCACGACGGTCACCCACACCGGCATGGTCATCGGCACGCCCGCGTTCATGTCGCCCGAGCAGGCCGAGGGGCGCAAGCTCACCTCCGCCACCGACATGTTCTCCCTCGGCACCATGCTGCTGCTGGCCTCCACCGGCACCAACCCCTTCGAGGGGCGGGGCATCCCGCAGACCCTGTACAATGTGGTGCACCTGACCCCCGACCTCGACGCCGTCCCCGAGCGGCTCCGTGCCCTGATCGAACCGTGCCTGGCCAAGGAGCCGGCCGAGCGGCCCGCCCCGGCCCGTCTCCTGGAGCTCGTCGGCCCCGTGGCCGACACCGACCGGCCCTGGCCCGCCGAGGTCCACCGGCTGACCGAGCGGCAGCGCGCCGAGATCCGCGGGCGCGTCCCCCTGTCGCACCAGGACACCGCCGGTCCCGGAGCGCCGCCCGCGCCGCCGATGCCACCGCTCGTCCCGCCGCACATCCTGTCCGCACCCGAGCCCGATCCCCTCACCGTGGTCCGGGGGCCCGGACGCGGTCCGGGCGGCCCCGGTGCCGGGTCCGGCGTCCGAGGCAAGCGCGTCGTGCTGGCGGTCCTGGCCGCCACCGCGCTCGTCCTCGGCGCCGTGGCGATCAGCGAGGCCATCACCGACGACGGCGGCCCGGCCGCGACGGACTCGGCGTTCGACCGGCCGGCCACCGACCTGCCGACGACGGACGACGCGACCGACGACGGGTACGACGAGTCCTGGGACGACGGATCCTGGGAGGACGACGCGCCCGCGGAGGACGAGGAGCCGACCCCCGAGCCCGAGACGGAGTCCCCCGCCCCCGAATCCCCGGCACCCGAGGAGGCCGCGCCGCCCGACCCGACGCTGGAGGCGTACCGGAGCGTCGGCGCCGGCGAATGCCTCCACAACTGGATGGTCTCGGACACCGCGTGGTCCAGCGACGTGCCCGAGACGGTGTCCTGCGACGCGGAGGGCGTCGCGGTCTGGGTCACCCTGACCACGGACGACGCCGGCGACTGCCCCGTCGACGCGGGCCGGTCCTACCTCACGTACTCCTCCGGCGGCGAGACCGTGGCCCTGTGCGTCACCCGCCTCTTCGAGGTCGGGCAGTGCTTCCTCGGCATGGCGGACGGCAGCGCCAACCTGATGAGCTGGGCGGACTGCTACCAGGGCGTCCCCGCGCCGTACAGCCTGCTGTACAACGTCACGGCCGTGTACTCCGCCCCGGCCGACCCGACCGGCGCGGAGTGCCGGCAATCGGCGCAGGACCAGACCCAGTACCAGTGGTGGAGCCCGGACGGCGGCAGGGTGCTGCTGTGCGCCGTGGTCCTCTGAACGCGCGGCCGACCACATGACGGCCGGGATCGGGGGTGTCGGCCGGAGGGACTAACGTGCACGGTGGCGATCGTCAGGTCCCGTGCCGGTGTGGTGCTGGTTTCCGGGGCGGAGAAGAGGAAGACCCGCAGGTGGGAGCCCAACCGTGAGACTGCTGCACACCTCCGACTGGCACCTCGGACGCAGCTTCCACCGTGTCGGACTCCTCGACGCGCAGGAGGCGTTCCTCGACCACCTGGTCGAGACGGCCCGCGCCGAGCGGGCCGACGCCGTCGTCGTCGCGGGTGACCTGTACGACCGCGCGGTCCCGCCGCTGCCGGCCGTCCGCCTCTTCGACGACACGCTGCACCGGCTCGCCGCCCTCGGCGTGCCGGCCGTCATGACCGCGGGCAACCACGACTCGCCGCTGCGCCTCGGCGTCGGCGCCCGCCTCATGGAGCGCGCCGGGATCCACCTGAGGACCGACCCCGCGCACTGCGCGACGCCCGTCGTCCTCGGCGACCGGCACGGCGACGTCGCGTTCTACGGCCTGCCCTACCTCGAACCGGCCCTCGTGCGCGACACGTTCGGCGTCACCGCTGGCACGCACGCGGCCGTCCTCGGTGCCGCGATGGACCGGGTGCGGGCCGACCTCGCCGCACGCCCCGCGGGGACGCGGTCCGTCGTCGTCGCCCACGCCTTCGTCACCGGCGGGCAGCCGTCGGACAGCGAACGCGACATCGCCGTCGGCGGGGTGGCGGCCGTGCCCGCCGCCGTGTTCGACGGCGTCGACTACACCGCGCTCGGCCACCTCCACGGCTGCCAGGTCATCACCGACCGCCTGCGCTACTCGGGCTCGCCGCTCGCCTACTCCTTCTCGGAGGCCGCCCACCGCAAGTCCCTGTGGCTGGTCGATCTGGACGCCACGGGCCGCGTCCACGCCGAACGCGTCCCCTGCCCCGTGCCGCGCCCCCTCGCCCGGATCAGGGGCCGGCTGGACACCCTGCTCACCGACCCCGGGCTCGCCCCGCACGAGGACGCCTGGGTCGAGGCCACCCTGACCGACCCGCTCCTCCCGGACGAGCCGATGGCCCGTCTCGCGGCGCGCTTCCCGCACGTCCTGCATCTCGTGATCGCCCCCGAGCGCACCGACCCGGCCGCACCCGTCTCCTACGCCGAGCGCGTCAGCGGCCGCGACGACCAGCGGATCGCCGAGGACTTCGTCGCCCATGTCCGGGGCGGCCACGGGCCGGATGCCGAGGAGCGCGCCGACCTCCGCGCCGCGCTGGCCGCCGCCCGTACCGGCGGAGCCGCCCGGTGAGGCTCCACCACCTGACCGTCACCGCGTTCGGACCGTTCGGCACCACGCAGCGCGTCGACTTCGACCGCCTGTCCGCCGCCGGCCTCTTCCTCCTCCACGGACCCACCGGCGCCGGCAAGACGTCCCTCCTGGACGCGGTGTGCTTCGCCCTGTACGGCTCGGTCCCCGGCGCCCGCCAGAGCAGCACCGTCACCCTGCGCAGCGACCACGCGGACCCCGCCACGCCCACCGAGGTCGTGCTCGACCTCACCCTCGGCGACCGCAGGCTGGAGATCACGCGGCGCCCCGAGCAGGAGCGCCCCAAACGGCGCGGCGCGGGCACCACCCGCGACCGCGCCCGCACCCTCCTGCGGGAGCACGACCCCGCCACCGGCACCTGGCGGGCACTCAGCAGCTCGCACCAGGAGATCGCGGCGGAACTCGGCGGCCTCCTCGGCATGAACCGCGACCAGTTCTGCCAGGTGGTCCTCCTGCCGCAGGGGGACTTCGCGCGGTTCCTGCGCGCCGGCGCCGAGGACCGCGCCACCCTCCTCGGCCGCCTGTTCGACACCCGCAGGTTCGCCGCGGCCGAGGCCCACCTCGCCGATCTCCGCGCGGACGCCGGCCGCCGGGTCCGCGCGGCGGACGACCGTCTCCTCGCCATCGCCCACCGCATGGGGCAGGCCGCCGCACCGCTCACCGGCCTGCCCGCCGTGCCGGTCGACGACAGCGGCGCCCCCGGCCTCGCCGCCGGTCTGCTCGGCTGGGCCGCCCAGGCCCGCTGCGCCGCCCGCGAGCACCACACCGTCGCACGCCTCGCCCTCGCCGCCGCCGAGACCGCGCACGAGGAGGCCGGCCGCCACCACACCGCGATCCTCGACCTCGCAGGCCGCCAGGCCCGCCACGCCGACGCCCGCCGCCGTGCCGACGCCCTCGCCGCCCGCCGCCCCGAGTACGACGCGGACCGCCGCGCGCTGGAGCGCGCCCGCGCCGCCGACACCGTGGCCCCCGCCCTCGACCTGCGCGAGAGCGCAGCCGCCGAGCACCGCGCGGCCGCCGATGGCGAACGCCGGGCACGCGCCGCCCTGCCCCGGGACCTGGCCGACGCCCCGGCCGACCGGCTCGCCGAGCGGGAACGCGCCACCCGCGCACTCGTCGGCACCCTCACCGCCGCCCGGAACGCCGAGGACCGCGCCGACCGCATCACCGCCGACATCGCCCTCCTCGATGAGGAGGACAGCGCGGAAGGACGCCTCCTCGACGGTCTGCGCGCCCGCCTCGACGCCTGGCCCGCCACCGAGGAGGCGCTGCGCCGCCGCGCCGACGAGGCCAGGGACGCAGCCGCCCGTGCCGAGGCCGTCGCCGAACGCCTCCCCGCCGCGCGCCGCCGCCTCGCCGCCGCGCACCGCCGCGACGAACTGACCGGCCGGATCGCCGCCGCGGAGACCGGGCTGCTGGCCGCCCGCGAGGACGCCACCACCGCGCACGCCCACTGGCTCGACCTCCGCGAACGCCGCCTGCGCGGCATCGCCGCCGAACTGGCCGCCGCCCTGACCCCCGGCGCGCCCTGCGCCGTCTGCGGCTCCCCCGACCACCCGGCACCGGCCCGCGCCGCGGCCGACCAGGTGGACCGCGCCGAGGAAGAGGCCGCCGAAACCGCCCACCGGGCCGCGGAGGAACGCCGCACCGACGCCGCAGGCCACCTCGCCGCACTGCGCGAGGCGCACGCGAGCGCCGCGGCCGAGGCGGGGACCGAGCCGTACGACGCGCTCGACCGGACCGTCACCGCCCTGAACGCCGACCTGGAGGCCGTCCGCGCCCTCGCCGACGAGGCTCCCGCCGCCCGCATCGCCCTCGCCGACGCCGAGCGGGAGCACACCGCGCTCCGCGACCGGGCCGAGGAGACCGGACGCCGCGCCGCCGCCCGCCGCTCCCGCCGCGCCGCGCTCACGGCCGAGCGCGACGCCCTGCGGGACGAGGTTGCCCGCGCCCGGGCCGACGCCCCCTCCGTCGCCGCCCGCGCCGCACGGCTCACCGCCCTCGCCGACGCGCTCGCCGGCGCTGCCGCCGCGGCGCGCGCGGGCGCGGAGACCGCCGACCGTCTCAAGGCCGCCGACGCCCGCGTCGCCGACGCCGCCTACCGCGCCGGCTTCGGCACCCCCGACGCCGCCGCCGGCGCCCGCCTGGCACCGCAGCGGCAGCGCGACCTCCAGCAGCGCATCGACGCCCGGCACGCCGAGGAGTCCGCCGTCGCCGCCGTCCTCACCGACCCGGCGGCCGAGGCAGCGGCCGGCCTGCCGGCCGCCGACCCCGCAGCCGCCGGGGCCGCCCTCGCGGCCGCCACCCGCCGGCTGCGGCAGGCCGCGGCCGCCGAGGAGGCCGCCCGCACCCGCGCCGCCGAACTGGACGCCCTGTCCGCCCGAGCCGCAGCCGAGACGGCCGCCGCCGCCCCCCTGCGGAACCGCGCCGGCCGCCTCGCCCGCCTCGCCGGACTCGCCGCCGGCACCTCGCCGGACAACGCCTACCGGATGCGGCTGGAGACCTATGTCCTGGCCGCCCGCCTCGAACAGGTCGCCGCCGTCGCCGGCGCACGCCTGCACCGCATGTCCGCCGGCCGCTACACCCTCGTCCACTCCGACGCCCGCGCCGCGCACCGCGCGCGTTCCGGTCTCGGCCTGCACGTCATGGACGCCTGGACGGGCCGCGCCCGCGACACCGCGACGCTCTCCGGCGGCGAGTCCTTCATCGTCTCCCTCGCCCTGGCCCTCGGGCTCGCCGACGTGGTGACGGCCGAGGCGGGCGGCCTGCGGCTGTCGACGCTCTTCATCGACGAGGGGTTCGGCAGCCTCGACGAACAGGCCCTCGACGACGTGCTCGACGTCCTGGACGGGCTGCGCGAGCACGACAGGACGGTCGGCATCGTGAGCCACGTACCGGACCTGCGGGCACGCGTCCCCGCCCGCCTGGAAGTGGTGAGGACTCGCACCGGGTCGGCCGTGCGCCACCGCATGGCACCGCTCCACCCCTGACCGACGCGCCGATAATCGGCTGACCCGGCGTCAAAACGGTGCGAGCATGCCCGCCGTGCACGAAGACCTCTCCGCCTACCGGCGCGACCCCCTGCCGCTGCTCGGCCGCACCGCCCTGGTCACCGGGGCCAGCCGCCGCGCGGGCATCGGCTACGCCACCGCCCGCCGCCTCGTCGCCCTCGGGGCGAGCGTCCACCTCCACCACCACGTCCCGCACGACGCGCGCCAGACCTACGGCGCCGATCCCGACGGCCCCGACGCCCTCGCCGCGGACCTGCGCGGCCTCCTCGCGGACGGGGCACGCGTCACCCACGGCCCGGCCGACCTCACCGCCCCCGAGGCACCGGCCCGGCTCGTCGACGAGGCCGCGCAGGCCCTCGGCGGCCGGCTCGACATCCTCGTCGCCAACCACGCGCTGAACGGGCGGGACGGCTCCCTCGACGCCATCGACGCCGGCATGCTCGACGCGCACTGGCAGACCAACACCCGCTCCACCATCCTGCTCGTCCAGGCCTACGCACGCCTGCGCGCCGCCGCGGGCACCGGCATCCCCGGCGGACGCGTCGTCCTCATGACATCCGGCCAGGACCTGCGCGGCGGCATGCCGCACGAGATCGCGTACAGCCTCTCCAAGGGGGCGCTCGCCTCGTCGGTCCGCTCCCTCGCGACGGCCCTCGCGCCCGCCGGTGTCACCGTCAACGCCGTCAACCCCGGCCCGGTCGACACCGGTTACGCCGACGAGGAGTCCCGCGCCCTCGTCGCGGGCCTCTTCCCCGGCGGCACCTGGGGCACCACGGACGACCCCGCGCGGCTCATCTCCTGGCTCGCCACCGACGAGGCCGCCTGGATCACCGGCGAGGTCATCAACTCCGAGGGCGGCTTCGCCCGCTGACCCGGAAGGGGCGGGCGGCCCCGCACGGCCGCCCGCCCGGTCGCCTCACAGCGCCGACAGTTCGGCCACCAGGTCGTCGAGACCGAGCGATCCCTGCGACAGCGCCGCCATGTGCCACTTCTTCGGGTCGAACGCGGCGCCGTGCCGCTCGCGCGCGGCCGCACGGCCCGCCAGCCACGCGCGCTCGCCCAGCTTGTAGCCGATCGCCTGCCCGGGCATGCCCAGGTACCGCACCAGCTCGCTCTCCACGAACTCGGCGGGCCGCCCGCAGTGCAGATCGAAGAACTCCTGCGCCAGCTCCGGGGTCCACGTCTCCCCGGGGTGGAACGGCGAGTCGTCCGGGATGCGCAGCTCCAGGTGCATGCCGATGTCCACGATCACCCGCAGCGCCCGCATCATCTGACAGTCCAGGTACCCGAGACGCTGCTCGGCGTTCTTGAGGAACCCCAGCTCGTCCATGAGACGCTCGGCGTACAGCGCCCAGCCCTCCATGTTGGCGCTGACCCCGCCCACCGTCGTCTGGTAGTGCGAGAGACGGTCCGCCACGTACGCCCACTGCGCGAGCTGGAGGTGGTGCCCCGGCACGCCCTCGTGGTACCACGTCGACACGAGGTCGTAGACGGGGAACCGCGTCTCGCCCATCGTCGGCAGCCAGGTGCGGCCCGGCCGGGAGAAGTCCAGCGAGGGGCCCGTGTAGTACGGCGCCGCCGCGCTGCCGGCCGGAGCGATCATCGACTCGACGCGCCGCACCGGCTCGGCCAGCTCGAAGTGCGTGCCGTCCAGCGCGTCGATCGCCTCGTCCATCAGCGCCTGGAGCCAGGCGCGGACCTCGTCCACGCCCTCCACGGCCTCACCCGCCGTGTCCAGGTGCTTCAGCGCCTCCCACGGCGTGGCGCCCGGCAGGATCTTCGCCGCCTCGGCCGTCATCTCGGCGAGGAGCCGGTGGAACTCCGACCAGCCGTACGCGTACGCCTCCTCCAGGTCGAGGTCGGCACCGTTCCAGTACCGCGACCACAGCGCGTACCGCTCGCGGCCGACGACGTCGGGGCTGCCCTCGACCGCGGGCGCGTACACGTCCCGCAGCCAGTCCCGCAGCGCGGCGATCGCGCCCGTCGCCTCGGCCGCCGCGCCCGTCAGTTCGGCGCGCAGCGCCTCGGGGCCGTCGGCGACGAGGCCCGCGAACCAGCTCGGGCCGTCCGCGCCGCCGCACCACTCGTCGAGCTGCCCGATGACCGTCACGACCTGCCGCGGCCCGCCGTGCAGCGACCTGGCGAGGCCCTCCTGGAGGGACGCGCGGTAGCCCTCGACCGACGCGGGGACGGCGCGCAGCCGCCGCGCCAGCACCGACCAGTCGTCCTCGGTGTCCGTCGCCATGAGCGTGAACACCGTGCGGATGGAGTGCAGGGGCGACTCGATGTTGCTGACGGCGCGCAGGGGCTCACCGGCTTCGTGCACGGCGAGTTCGGCCGTGAGGCGCTCCCGCAGCAGGCGGGCGCAGCGCCGTTCCGCCTTGTCGTCGGCGCCCGGCAGCTTCTCCGCCTCGTCCAGCCGCTCCAGCGTGCGCCGCGCGAGCGCCGCGAGCGCTTCCTGCCCGGCGGGGGAGTAGTCCGGCAGGGAGCCGGCGGATTCGGCGACACCGAGGTAGGTGCCCGTGATCGGGTCGAGTTCGACGAGGGAGTCGACATAGGCGTCCGCGAGGCGGCGGGGGAGTGGCATGGTGAGATCGTCTGACATGGTGCTCATCCTGGTACCGGGAGCGCGGTTCGTCACGGGGGTTCGCCCCACGCGTACCGTCAGCCCCCGGCGGGCGCCGACAGCGCGGCCGCGGGGAGCGCGCCGATGTCCGCGCTGACCACCGTCACACCGTCCCGGCGGTCCCGCTCCGGGACGACGCCGGCGCCGCCCAGCACGGCCGACATCTCCGCGCCGGCCGGGCACGTCACCGCGTACACGGTCCCGCGGCCCGCCCGTACGGCGAGCGCCAGGAGGGACCGCAGCAGTTCCCCGCCGACACCGCGCCACTGCCAGGCGTCCTCGACGAGGAGCGCGACCTCCGCCTCGTCGTCGTCCCACAGCAGGTGACCGAGGGCCACCAGATGCCCGGGCGCCGACTCGACCGCCATGCTGAGGCCGTGGCGCGGGCTGAGGAGGTGGCGCAGGTAGCCGTCGGCGCCGTCGGCGGGACCCGGGTACCGCCGGGTCAGGGTGGCGGACGAGCAGCGGGTGTGCAGCGCGCGTGCCGCGTCGATGTCGCCGGGGCCCGCGGGGCGCAGCAGCAGCGGAGTCCCCGTGCTGTCGGTGATCCGCCGCGCGGTGCCGCCCCCGTCCCCCGGGGCACAGGGCCGACCCGACCGGTAGCCGTCCCCCGCGGGGTGTGCGGGGCGGCGCGGAAGGCGGATCGAGCCGTGCGGTGTGTCGCGGTCTGCCATGGCAGCACTCTCGCCGTCCCTTGTTGCGTGATCACGAACGCCCTGTGACCGGCGGGTAAAGGCGGCTTACGGTGCAAAAGCGCCGTCCCGACGGGCCGCGCTGGACAGCCGTGCGGCCCGTCGGATGGGATGACGGGATGGTGGACGGACGGAAGAGCGCGGGCGGGGCGGCGGACGCGGGCGTGGCGACCCGGGATCCGCTGGCCGTGTTCGAGGCCGAGCGCGGGCTGCTGTTCGCCGTCGCCTACCGGATGCTCGGCCGTGTCGGCGACGCCGAGGACGTCGTGCAGGAGTGCTGGCCGCGCTGGGCCGCCGCCGACCACGCACGGATACGCGAACCGCGCGCCTTCCTCGTACGCGTCGTCAGCCGGCTGGCCCTCGACCGGCTCCGCCGGATCGCCGCCCTGCGCGAGACGTACGTCGGCTCCTGGCTCCCCGAGCCGCTGCCCGCCGACCGCGCCCGTTTCCCGGCGGAGGCGCCGGACGGCGCGGACCGCGCCATGGCCGCCGAGACCGTCTCCTACGCGGTGCTCGTCGTGATGGAGTCGCTGTCGCCGCTGGAGCGCGCCGTGTTCGTGCTGCGCGAGGCGTTCGGCCTGCCGCACGCCGAGATCGCCGAGGCGCTCGGCCGTGACGAGGCGGCGGTGCGGCAGCTCGCCACCCGCGCGCGCCGCCACATGGCGGAGCGCCGCCCCCGCTACACCGTCGACCCGGCGGAACAGCGCGACCTCACGCGGCGGTTCCTCGCCGCGGCCGTCGAGGGCGACCTGGCGGGCCTGCTGGCCCTGCTCGCGCCCGACGCCGATCTCGTCACCGACCGGGGCCGCCTCGGGAAGGGGCCGGTGCGGGTCATCGCGGGCGCCGACCCGGTCGCACGCTTCATCACCGGCATCGCGGGCCGCCCGCCGGCCGGCGTCGCGGTCGGCGAACTGGCCTGCAACGGCGGCTCCGCCCTCCTGGCGACGCTCGACGGCCGGCCGTACAGCGTCTTCCTGCTCGACACGGCGGGCGGCCTCATCCGGCGGATCCAGCTCCTCAGCAACCCGGAGAAACTGACACACCTCGGCGCCGTGTGAGCACCGGCCCGGCCCGGGTGTGCTGTGAGTCGGACCGCAGGGCAGGCGACGTCGCGACCGTCAGCGCGCGGTGCCGCCCATGTGTCCCCCCGCGAAGAACTCCTTGAGCACGGGCGCCAGTGCCGCCGGTGCCACCTGGTGGTCCTGACCCCCGAGCGTCCCGTACCGTCCGCTCGGCACCGCCTCCGCCACGGCCCGGCCGGTGTCACGGAACCACTGCGGCCCCGCGTCGCCGCACAGCACCAGCACGGGCCGGTCGATGCGCGCCAGCCGGGCCGCGGGCACCCGCCCGTCGCCCATGACGGCGTCGTCGTACGCGAGGGTCGGTGCGACGGCTTCGAGCCCCGCCCACGCGGGCGACTGCCGCATCCCGGCGACGGCCTGCGGCGGGACACCGACGCGGCCCATGAAGAGCTCGACGGCCCCCGCGCGGTCGCCGGCGGCCAGCAGCGCGCCGAGCCGCGCGGTGTACGCCCCGGCGTCGGCGCGCATCGCCGGGGCGGTCGAGTACGGCACCTCGTACACCGCGACGCGGGTGATCGGCAGACCACTGGCGGCCGCTTCGAGGGCCAGCGCGCCGCCGGACGACATGCCGTGGACCCCCGCTTCGCCGCCCGCCGCCTCGATCACCGCCGCCAGGTCCTCGACCTCCCGGGCGACCGCGCAGGGGGCGGTGTCGCCGCTCTCCCCGCGACCGCGGCGGTCGTAGACGTACACCGTGTGGCGGTCCGCCAGCTCCCCGGCTAGCGGCGCCTCCGTGGCATGGGTGCACAGGGCGCCGCTGACCAGGACCAGCGCCGGACCCCGCCCCACCCGTTCGTAGGCGATGGTGGTGCCGTCGCGGGATACCGCCTTCTCCATAAGCCCTCCTCCGTCGGTGACCACGTCGGGGCCGGCAATGCCCCCATGGGAGAGACCGCGCGGCACCGCCGGACTCATCGGTGCCGCGGCTCAGCGTCCTCCGGCCACGCGCAGGACGGCGCCCGTCGTGTACGACGCCTCGTCCGACAGCAGCCAGGCGATCGCCGCCGCGACCTCGTCCGGCTCGCCGGCCCGGCGCAGCGGGATCTCCGGCGCCATCCGCGCGGGCCGGCCGGGATCGCCCATCGCGGCGTGGATGCCGGTGGAGATCAGGCCGGGCTGCACGGAGTTCACGCGGACGCCCTCCGGGCCGAGTTCCTTCGCGAGGCCGATCGTCAGTGTGTCGAGTGCCGCCTTGGCGGCCGCGTAATGGACGTACTCGCCGGGGCTGCCGAGCGTGGCGGCGCCGGACGAGACGTTGACGATCGCGCCGCCCGCGCCGCCGTACCGCGTGGACATGGCCCGGGCCGCCTCCCGGGCGCACAGCAGCGCGCCGAGGACATCGACCTCGACGACGCGCCGCATGACGGCGGGGGACGTCTCGGCGAACGGGCCGAGCGGCCCGGTGATCCCCGCGTTGTTCACGAGGCCGGTGAGCGGGCCGGCGTCCGCCGCCGTCGCGAACAGACGCCGTACGTCCTCCTCGTCGGCCACGTCCACCCGTGCGGTGACGGCCGCGCCGCCGGCCGTGCGGACCCTGGCGGCCACCTCGTCAGCCGCGGCGGCGTCCCGCTCGTAGCCCAGCACCAGGGCGTGTCCCGCGGCGCCGAGTCGCAGCGCGGTGGCCGCGCCGATGCCGCGCCCGCCGCCGGTCACGACCACGACACCGCGGCCGGCCGTTCCCGTGGTTCCCGTCTCCGTGTGCACACCGGCACCCTACGGCCCGCCGGGCGGGCACGGAACGACCGTGGCGAGCGGCCCATCCGATCGGCCACCTTCATGGACCGGGGGCCGCCGACGCTCAGCCGTTGATGTCGAGTGCCGTCCCGTACAGGCGGTCGACCTTGAGCCGGATGACCACCCGGCGCTCCGCCACGAGCTGTTCGAGGAACGCGGTCTCGTCCTCCGGCTTCGCCGCCTCCGGCACCATGCCGAGCAGTTCCCGGCCGACCGCGTCGCCGGGGACCGTCGTGACCCCGGAGACCTCCGCCTCGCCCTCGGCGACCGCGAACGACCACACGTCGCCGCCCTGGACGTGCAGCGCGGCACGCGGCTCCCGCCGCAGGTGCACGACCTTCACGCGGTCGGCCGTCGTGGAGAGCCGCACGACGCGGGCCTCGGGGTCCCAGCTGTACAGCATCGTGGTCAGGTGCGGGTGGCCA
Proteins encoded:
- a CDS encoding SDR family oxidoreductase, with translation MPAVHEDLSAYRRDPLPLLGRTALVTGASRRAGIGYATARRLVALGASVHLHHHVPHDARQTYGADPDGPDALAADLRGLLADGARVTHGPADLTAPEAPARLVDEAAQALGGRLDILVANHALNGRDGSLDAIDAGMLDAHWQTNTRSTILLVQAYARLRAAAGTGIPGGRVVLMTSGQDLRGGMPHEIAYSLSKGALASSVRSLATALAPAGVTVNAVNPGPVDTGYADEESRALVAGLFPGGTWGTTDDPARLISWLATDEAAWITGEVINSEGGFAR
- a CDS encoding DUF885 domain-containing protein, producing the protein MSDDLTMPLPRRLADAYVDSLVELDPITGTYLGVAESAGSLPDYSPAGQEALAALARRTLERLDEAEKLPGADDKAERRCARLLRERLTAELAVHEAGEPLRAVSNIESPLHSIRTVFTLMATDTEDDWSVLARRLRAVPASVEGYRASLQEGLARSLHGGPRQVVTVIGQLDEWCGGADGPSWFAGLVADGPEALRAELTGAAAEATGAIAALRDWLRDVYAPAVEGSPDVVGRERYALWSRYWNGADLDLEEAYAYGWSEFHRLLAEMTAEAAKILPGATPWEALKHLDTAGEAVEGVDEVRAWLQALMDEAIDALDGTHFELAEPVRRVESMIAPAGSAAAPYYTGPSLDFSRPGRTWLPTMGETRFPVYDLVSTWYHEGVPGHHLQLAQWAYVADRLSHYQTTVGGVSANMEGWALYAERLMDELGFLKNAEQRLGYLDCQMMRALRVIVDIGMHLELRIPDDSPFHPGETWTPELAQEFFDLHCGRPAEFVESELVRYLGMPGQAIGYKLGERAWLAGRAAARERHGAAFDPKKWHMAALSQGSLGLDDLVAELSAL
- a CDS encoding GNAT family N-acetyltransferase translates to MADRDTPHGSIRLPRRPAHPAGDGYRSGRPCAPGDGGGTARRITDSTGTPLLLRPAGPGDIDAARALHTRCSSATLTRRYPGPADGADGYLRHLLSPRHGLSMAVESAPGHLVALGHLLWDDDEAEVALLVEDAWQWRGVGGELLRSLLALAVRAGRGTVYAVTCPAGAEMSAVLGGAGVVPERDRRDGVTVVSADIGALPAAALSAPAGG
- the sigJ gene encoding RNA polymerase sigma factor SigJ yields the protein MVDGRKSAGGAADAGVATRDPLAVFEAERGLLFAVAYRMLGRVGDAEDVVQECWPRWAAADHARIREPRAFLVRVVSRLALDRLRRIAALRETYVGSWLPEPLPADRARFPAEAPDGADRAMAAETVSYAVLVVMESLSPLERAVFVLREAFGLPHAEIAEALGRDEAAVRQLATRARRHMAERRPRYTVDPAEQRDLTRRFLAAAVEGDLAGLLALLAPDADLVTDRGRLGKGPVRVIAGADPVARFITGIAGRPPAGVAVGELACNGGSALLATLDGRPYSVFLLDTAGGLIRRIQLLSNPEKLTHLGAV
- a CDS encoding alpha/beta hydrolase gives rise to the protein MEKAVSRDGTTIAYERVGRGPALVLVSGALCTHATEAPLAGELADRHTVYVYDRRGRGESGDTAPCAVAREVEDLAAVIEAAGGEAGVHGMSSGGALALEAAASGLPITRVAVYEVPYSTAPAMRADAGAYTARLGALLAAGDRAGAVELFMGRVGVPPQAVAGMRQSPAWAGLEAVAPTLAYDDAVMGDGRVPAARLARIDRPVLVLCGDAGPQWFRDTGRAVAEAVPSGRYGTLGGQDHQVAPAALAPVLKEFFAGGHMGGTAR
- a CDS encoding SDR family oxidoreductase; translation: MHTETGTTGTAGRGVVVVTGGGRGIGAATALRLGAAGHALVLGYERDAAAADEVAARVRTAGGAAVTARVDVADEEDVRRLFATAADAGPLTGLVNNAGITGPLGPFAETSPAVMRRVVEVDVLGALLCAREAARAMSTRYGGAGGAIVNVSSGAATLGSPGEYVHYAAAKAALDTLTIGLAKELGPEGVRVNSVQPGLISTGIHAAMGDPGRPARMAPEIPLRRAGEPDEVAAAIAWLLSDEASYTTGAVLRVAGGR